A stretch of Lysinibacillus agricola DNA encodes these proteins:
- a CDS encoding winged helix-turn-helix transcriptional regulator, which produces MKDSHKIYNTAVEATLEVIGGKWKPVILFHLTFGKKRNNELKNLIPAITQKMLSQQLRELQEEGVILRTSYNQVPPKVEYELTDYGWSLKEILHLMCRWGDSHLERKYGGRATVLANPELGDKNDI; this is translated from the coding sequence ATGAAGGATTCTCATAAGATTTACAATACGGCGGTAGAGGCAACTTTGGAGGTAATTGGAGGTAAATGGAAACCTGTAATACTCTTTCATCTGACATTTGGCAAGAAACGTAACAATGAATTGAAAAACTTGATACCTGCAATTACTCAAAAAATGTTATCGCAGCAACTTCGCGAGCTTCAAGAGGAAGGCGTCATCTTACGCACTTCTTACAATCAGGTTCCACCAAAAGTCGAGTATGAGTTGACCGACTACGGTTGGAGTCTAAAAGAGATTCTCCATCTGATGTGTAGGTGGGGGGATTCGCATTTAGAAAGAAAGTACGGGGGAAGGGCTACCGTTCTGGCCAACCCAGAGCTTGGAGACAAAAATGACATATAA
- a CDS encoding MerR family transcriptional regulator — protein MNNNLLLIKNFSKLTGLSRKTLYLYDEHNILNPVFVDPNNDYRYYDKNQLLTAKRINLLKKAGFSLNEISKIIHRKLSDDEINNLIEEKLQLEMNKIKDANQTINNLKALSPAIMMLNNEVQKAYLESLIVYEYELLPNENICVALNNIEELVSELNVKKNEKIIKYKLMDNKIHPIRVAVQLENHKLSQSGITSYFGFQTQKIIYEIDPYQEESVLKINEIMKNNEIELSEPYIYERILNPDDYLYSSKRLSEFIFPSKY, from the coding sequence GTGAATAATAATTTGCTTCTAATAAAGAATTTTAGCAAGTTGACTGGCTTATCACGAAAAACTTTGTATCTGTATGATGAACATAATATTTTGAATCCAGTGTTTGTTGATCCAAATAATGATTATCGATATTATGATAAGAATCAGTTACTAACTGCTAAACGAATAAATTTATTAAAAAAAGCAGGATTTAGCTTAAATGAAATCAGTAAAATCATCCATAGAAAGTTATCAGATGATGAAATAAATAATTTGATAGAAGAAAAGCTTCAGTTGGAAATGAATAAGATAAAAGATGCAAATCAAACAATAAATAATTTGAAAGCCCTGAGTCCTGCAATTATGATGTTAAATAATGAAGTCCAAAAAGCGTATTTAGAATCATTGATCGTATATGAATATGAATTATTACCAAATGAAAATATATGTGTAGCGCTGAATAACATCGAGGAATTAGTTAGCGAACTTAATGTTAAAAAGAATGAAAAAATCATCAAATATAAACTGATGGATAATAAAATTCACCCTATTCGTGTCGCTGTACAATTGGAAAATCACAAATTGAGTCAATCCGGAATCACAAGTTATTTTGGTTTTCAAACGCAAAAGATTATTTATGAAATTGATCCTTATCAAGAAGAATCGGTATTAAAAATAAATGAGATCATGAAAAATAACGAAATAGAATTATCTGAACCATATATTTATGAACGTATATTAAACCCAGATGATTATCTATATTCCTCCAAACGCCTATCGGAATTTATTTTTCCGTCTAAGTATTAA
- a CDS encoding SDR family NAD(P)-dependent oxidoreductase: MKKNNYALVTGASRGIGKAIAIQLANDGFNLLLHYNQNIEKANQVKEEIESIGRQAHLIQGDFNSSEGIKEFIKKIKKMIIQDNNVSLHTIVHNAGHATSNGFGDVDYDEFDRLFNANVKAPYFITQSLIGLIESNGRIINLSSGVTRIAFPHMMVYSMTKGAINTMTFTLAKELGEKGITVNSIMPGIIDTDSTANWLHTEEGQENAKNMSALKREGQPEEIANVVSFLASEKASFITGHNMDVTGGSHL, encoded by the coding sequence GTGAAAAAAAATAATTATGCATTAGTAACAGGAGCTTCTAGAGGGATAGGAAAGGCAATCGCAATCCAACTTGCAAATGATGGATTCAATTTACTATTACATTATAATCAAAATATTGAAAAAGCTAATCAAGTCAAAGAAGAAATTGAATCAATTGGCAGACAAGCACATTTAATTCAAGGTGATTTTAATTCCAGTGAAGGAATTAAAGAGTTTATCAAAAAAATCAAAAAAATGATAATCCAGGATAATAATGTATCATTGCATACAATTGTTCACAATGCTGGACATGCTACATCAAATGGATTTGGAGACGTGGATTATGATGAGTTCGATCGGCTATTTAATGCAAATGTTAAAGCACCATATTTTATCACACAATCTTTAATCGGACTTATCGAATCCAATGGTAGGATAATAAATCTATCATCAGGTGTGACACGTATCGCGTTTCCACATATGATGGTATACAGTATGACAAAAGGCGCTATTAATACAATGACGTTTACATTAGCAAAGGAATTGGGTGAAAAAGGAATTACGGTTAATTCCATAATGCCTGGAATTATTGATACGGATTCAACTGCTAACTGGTTGCATACAGAAGAAGGTCAAGAAAATGCAAAGAATATGAGTGCTTTAAAAAGAGAGGGTCAACCAGAAGAAATTGCAAATGTTGTTTCATTTCTAGCGAGTGAAAAAGCGAGTTTTATTACTGGGCATAATATGGATGTAACTGGTGGAAGCCATCTGTAA
- a CDS encoding SDR family oxidoreductase — MNNESQSTRKVALVVGANGVIGRNLIDHLITLPDWEVIGVSRRGGESFGHVRYVAADLLNIDDTWEKLGNLTEVTHIFYAAYQDRPTWAELVPPNLTMLVNTVEVIESAAPGLKHVSLMQGYKVYGAHLGPFKTPARETDANHMPPEFNVDQQDFLEQRQKGKAWTWSALRPSVVCGFSLGNPMNLAMVIAIYASISKELGLPLRFPGKPGAYDSLLEMTDAGLLAKATVWAATEDRCANQAFNITNGDLFRWNELWPKIAHYFGLETAPPLQMSLDVVMADKEHLWNKMVEKHGLAQHSYKDVSSWGFGDFVFSWNYDFFADGTKARRLGFHEYVDTEAMFMNIFDDFRKRKIIP; from the coding sequence ATGAATAATGAATCTCAATCAACACGCAAAGTCGCCTTAGTTGTAGGTGCAAATGGTGTCATCGGTCGCAACCTCATTGATCACCTAATTACTCTCCCTGATTGGGAAGTGATAGGCGTATCGCGTCGAGGTGGAGAATCTTTTGGCCATGTCCGGTATGTGGCTGCGGATCTACTCAATATAGACGACACCTGGGAGAAGTTAGGCAATTTAACTGAGGTAACACACATCTTCTATGCCGCCTATCAGGACCGTCCAACTTGGGCCGAACTTGTTCCCCCTAATCTCACCATGCTAGTAAATACCGTAGAAGTGATCGAGTCAGCCGCACCAGGCTTAAAACATGTAAGTTTGATGCAGGGTTACAAGGTATATGGCGCACACCTCGGTCCGTTCAAGACTCCGGCTCGTGAGACAGACGCTAACCATATGCCGCCCGAGTTCAATGTTGATCAGCAAGATTTCTTAGAACAAAGGCAAAAAGGTAAGGCTTGGACTTGGTCGGCGCTCCGTCCTTCTGTAGTCTGCGGCTTCTCGCTTGGAAATCCAATGAACCTCGCTATGGTTATTGCGATCTACGCTTCAATTTCGAAGGAACTTGGACTGCCGTTGCGGTTTCCGGGCAAGCCGGGTGCTTACGATAGCCTCTTGGAGATGACAGATGCTGGACTTCTCGCGAAGGCAACAGTATGGGCGGCAACTGAAGATCGTTGTGCTAATCAGGCATTCAACATCACGAATGGCGATTTATTCCGCTGGAATGAATTATGGCCGAAAATTGCTCACTACTTCGGCTTGGAAACGGCGCCTCCATTGCAGATGTCCCTGGACGTTGTCATGGCGGACAAGGAGCATCTTTGGAACAAAATGGTCGAGAAACACGGGCTTGCTCAGCATTCCTATAAAGACGTATCCTCCTGGGGATTCGGTGATTTCGTGTTCTCTTGGAATTACGATTTCTTCGCTGACGGAACTAAGGCCCGTCGCTTAGGTTTTCATGAATACGTCGATACCGAAGCGATGTTTATGAACATCTTCGACGACTTTCGCAAACGTAAAATCATTCCATAA
- a CDS encoding MFS transporter, translating into MTLFAIGSVLAAIPLVTLTRGWRRKKVLLLALCILFLANIATAISSHYVLILGLRFLAGMSTGLLWGLVAGYARRMVAPSLQGRALAIAGTGQPIALSLGLPMGTWLGLFLEWQSIFIIIGVLTLFLMVWIYIKVPDFSGQSAQQRQPIYEIFRLPGVRPILCVVFVWILAHNILYTYIAPYMTYVGLANYVGLALLTFGISSIVGIWVMGVFIDNYLRLMSIISLVGFAIASLVLGIANGLPLLIFIGIAAWGLTFGGAPTLLQTVIADAAGEGADVAQSIFVTIFNLAVAGGGFVGGMMLNQFGASSFPWILVLLSLIGSLIVYGGKTHAFKPNRNQIDGN; encoded by the coding sequence GTGACACTCTTTGCCATCGGTTCGGTTCTAGCGGCCATTCCCCTTGTTACATTAACAAGAGGATGGAGGCGAAAGAAAGTGTTGTTACTGGCATTATGTATCCTATTTCTTGCAAATATAGCAACGGCAATATCTTCTCATTATGTCCTCATCTTAGGATTACGCTTCCTTGCGGGAATGTCCACCGGTTTGCTATGGGGACTTGTGGCCGGATATGCGCGCCGGATGGTAGCACCATCTTTACAAGGGCGTGCGTTGGCAATTGCAGGGACAGGGCAACCAATCGCTTTGTCATTAGGGCTACCCATGGGTACTTGGTTGGGATTGTTTTTGGAATGGCAATCTATTTTTATCATTATTGGTGTGCTTACACTTTTCTTGATGGTATGGATATATATAAAAGTGCCAGATTTTTCTGGACAATCTGCTCAACAACGACAACCTATTTATGAGATTTTCCGATTGCCTGGCGTTCGCCCGATATTGTGTGTCGTCTTCGTTTGGATCTTGGCTCATAATATTCTCTATACCTATATCGCCCCATACATGACGTATGTTGGACTTGCTAATTACGTCGGTCTCGCTTTACTAACGTTCGGTATCTCATCGATAGTAGGAATTTGGGTGATGGGGGTATTTATTGATAACTATTTACGGCTGATGTCAATAATCAGTCTTGTTGGTTTCGCCATTGCGTCACTTGTGCTAGGAATTGCAAATGGTTTACCATTACTCATTTTTATTGGAATAGCAGCTTGGGGTTTGACATTTGGCGGGGCACCAACATTATTACAAACGGTCATAGCAGATGCTGCTGGAGAAGGAGCAGATGTGGCTCAATCTATTTTTGTCACCATTTTCAACCTTGCAGTAGCTGGAGGTGGATTTGTTGGCGGAATGATGCTGAATCAATTTGGAGCGAGTTCTTTCCCATGGATACTCGTATTATTAAGTCTCATCGGTTCCTTGATTGTGTATGGAGGAAAAACACATGCATTTAAGCCTAATCGAAATCAAATCGATGGTAATTAA
- a CDS encoding potassium channel family protein has protein sequence MKKEFAVIGLGRFGGSIVRELMSQGAQVMAIDHSSERVDEFASIATQAVIADSTDESVLNSLGIRNFEHIIVAIGEDIQASILTTIILKEIGVQQITVKAQNDYHEKVLRKIGADFVVHPERDMGIRIANNMLSNTVLDYLELSDEHSIMELKANDAIAGYSIMDLDIRAKYGINIVGLKRGADIIVSPQASDKILLGDIMLVIGADVDINRFVKKALNG, from the coding sequence ATGAAAAAAGAGTTTGCTGTCATTGGACTTGGACGTTTTGGAGGAAGCATTGTTCGCGAACTAATGAGTCAAGGCGCACAAGTTATGGCGATAGACCATTCCTCAGAGCGGGTAGACGAGTTTGCTTCTATTGCCACACAGGCTGTTATCGCAGATTCAACAGATGAATCGGTATTAAATTCATTAGGTATTCGTAATTTTGAGCATATTATCGTAGCGATTGGTGAAGATATTCAGGCTAGTATTTTGACGACTATTATTTTAAAAGAAATTGGTGTTCAGCAGATTACTGTAAAGGCTCAGAATGACTACCATGAAAAAGTACTGCGCAAAATTGGTGCAGATTTTGTCGTTCATCCTGAGCGTGATATGGGGATACGTATTGCCAATAATATGCTGTCCAATACAGTACTTGATTATTTAGAGCTTTCGGATGAACATTCAATTATGGAGCTTAAGGCAAATGATGCGATTGCAGGTTACTCTATTATGGATTTAGATATTCGTGCAAAGTACGGTATTAATATTGTAGGTCTTAAGCGTGGTGCAGATATAATCGTTTCTCCGCAGGCGAGTGATAAAATTTTGCTAGGGGATATTATGCTTGTCATTGGTGCGGATGTAGATATTAATCGCTTTGTCAAAAAAGCATTGAACGGGTAA
- a CDS encoding dicarboxylate/amino acid:cation symporter, protein MKLLKNLTVQVIAAIILGVIVGAIFPEFGASLKILADLFIKLIKMLIAPIIFLTVVIGIGSMGDMKKVGKIGGKALLYFEIVSTIALAIGITVALIVSPGTGLDTSGASEADISKYTTAAAETEQGIGAFISSIIPENVVGALAAGQLLPVLFSAILFGLAAASIGAPAKPVITFFEQVAEIFFKIVSMVMKISPIGAFGAMAYTIGNFGLKSLGNLGLLMAAVYITMFLFVVFVLGTIAKFFGFNIFKFIAYLKEEIFLVIGTSSSESALPSMMRKLENFGCSKQVVGLVVPTGYSFNLDGTSIYLSMAALFIAQAYGMDLTWIQIITLLGILMITSKGAAGVTGSGFITLAATLAAFPMIPVEGIALLIGVDRFMSEARAVTNLIGNGVACVVVSKSEKEFDVEMQERALQGKNTIVS, encoded by the coding sequence ATGAAATTACTGAAAAATTTGACTGTTCAGGTTATCGCTGCGATCATTTTAGGGGTTATTGTTGGAGCCATCTTCCCTGAGTTTGGTGCAAGCCTTAAAATCTTGGCAGACTTATTCATCAAGCTAATTAAAATGTTAATCGCTCCTATTATCTTCTTAACAGTTGTAATCGGAATCGGCAGTATGGGAGATATGAAAAAGGTTGGGAAAATCGGAGGAAAGGCGTTACTGTACTTCGAAATTGTCTCTACTATTGCCTTAGCAATCGGGATTACTGTTGCATTAATCGTTAGCCCAGGTACAGGATTAGATACATCAGGTGCTTCCGAAGCTGATATCTCAAAATATACAACTGCAGCAGCAGAAACTGAGCAAGGCATTGGCGCCTTCATCTCTAGCATCATTCCTGAGAACGTAGTAGGTGCACTTGCAGCAGGGCAATTACTTCCTGTTTTATTCTCTGCAATATTGTTCGGCTTAGCCGCTGCCTCAATTGGCGCACCTGCAAAACCTGTCATTACATTTTTTGAACAAGTGGCAGAAATTTTCTTCAAGATCGTAAGTATGGTGATGAAAATATCACCAATCGGCGCATTTGGTGCAATGGCCTATACGATTGGTAATTTTGGTTTGAAATCGTTAGGCAACTTAGGTCTATTAATGGCTGCAGTATATATTACAATGTTCTTATTTGTAGTCTTTGTTTTAGGTACGATCGCTAAATTCTTCGGCTTCAACATTTTCAAATTTATTGCATATTTAAAAGAGGAGATTTTCTTAGTAATTGGTACTTCATCATCTGAATCGGCCTTACCATCTATGATGCGTAAATTAGAAAACTTTGGTTGCTCTAAGCAAGTTGTTGGATTAGTAGTACCAACCGGTTATTCCTTCAATCTTGATGGAACTTCTATCTACCTATCAATGGCTGCATTATTTATTGCACAAGCATACGGAATGGACTTGACGTGGATTCAAATCATTACACTTCTTGGGATTTTAATGATTACATCTAAAGGTGCCGCTGGTGTAACAGGTTCTGGTTTTATCACATTAGCAGCGACACTTGCTGCCTTCCCTATGATCCCAGTCGAAGGGATTGCGCTACTAATTGGTGTTGACCGCTTCATGTCTGAGGCACGTGCCGTAACAAATTTAATTGGTAACGGTGTAGCTTGTGTTGTCGTATCAAAATCTGAAAAAGAGTTTGATGTAGAAATGCAAGAACGTGCACTTCAAGGAAAAAATACTATTGTGTCCTAA
- a CDS encoding ATP-binding protein, with amino-acid sequence MMKMPVNGKILLVTFLIIAFSFLLGGIFVLGNLLTEQEKDFGQRAMLVARTVSNVPELSMHLKNDNIKEASKNVNKIVDGIRVINKAEYIVVMNMDRIKLSHPVSKEIGKRSGSQDLNAAFSEHYYVSKAQGEAGVMIRAFVPIVDEKKEQVGIVVVGYSLPTFIGMLQSYEHEIFITILISLVFSIWGAYTLGRHIKKQMFGLEPHEIAKMYVERTETFNAMHEGIIAVDKEMNITIFNEKAADILGVTRKIEDCIGEKIYDVLPDTRLPEIVETATPVYDQELYINHHSILSNRVPIIVNDELVGAVAMFKDLTAVKKLAEEVTGVKAFVQALRVQTHEHKNKLHTIAGLLQLGHTKQALEYVTATTENEASLTKFLNERFHNENISGLLLSKVSYGKELGIQVEIDRKSHFKRFPALLDHHDFVVLLGNLIENAFEALNVVSKDDKYVAISVDEHDSVLAIAVSDNGIGMSEEVQARMFENGFSTKASENRGIGLHLIHGIVRKGNGDIEVVSEFMKGTSFLILFELGEE; translated from the coding sequence ATGATGAAAATGCCCGTAAATGGCAAGATACTGTTAGTGACATTTTTAATCATTGCTTTCTCCTTTTTACTTGGTGGCATTTTTGTACTTGGTAATCTCTTAACTGAGCAAGAAAAGGATTTTGGTCAGCGTGCTATGCTCGTCGCACGAACTGTATCGAATGTGCCAGAGTTAAGTATGCATTTGAAAAATGACAATATTAAAGAAGCTTCAAAAAATGTCAATAAAATTGTAGATGGAATACGTGTTATTAATAAAGCTGAGTATATTGTTGTGATGAATATGGATCGTATTAAACTATCACACCCCGTCAGTAAAGAAATAGGGAAACGTAGTGGATCACAGGATTTAAATGCTGCCTTTAGTGAGCATTATTATGTATCGAAGGCACAAGGGGAAGCCGGTGTGATGATTCGAGCTTTTGTCCCTATCGTTGATGAAAAAAAAGAACAAGTAGGCATTGTAGTTGTAGGGTATTCACTGCCAACGTTTATTGGAATGTTACAAAGTTATGAGCATGAAATTTTTATTACTATTCTTATATCACTTGTTTTTAGTATTTGGGGAGCATATACACTCGGCCGACACATTAAAAAGCAAATGTTTGGGCTCGAACCTCATGAGATTGCAAAGATGTATGTAGAACGAACAGAAACGTTCAATGCTATGCATGAAGGCATCATAGCGGTTGATAAGGAAATGAATATAACAATTTTTAATGAAAAAGCAGCTGATATATTAGGAGTAACTAGAAAGATAGAGGATTGTATCGGTGAAAAGATTTATGATGTTTTGCCTGACACACGATTGCCTGAAATTGTTGAAACGGCAACTCCTGTATACGATCAAGAGCTGTACATTAATCATCATAGTATTCTAAGTAATCGTGTCCCGATTATTGTAAATGATGAGTTAGTCGGTGCGGTTGCCATGTTTAAAGATTTAACCGCGGTGAAAAAGCTTGCGGAAGAGGTAACAGGCGTTAAAGCTTTTGTTCAAGCGCTACGCGTACAAACGCATGAGCATAAAAATAAGCTTCATACTATTGCAGGGCTTCTGCAATTGGGACATACAAAGCAGGCACTTGAATACGTTACTGCTACTACCGAAAATGAAGCTTCTTTAACGAAGTTTTTGAATGAACGCTTTCATAATGAAAATATTTCTGGATTATTGCTTAGTAAAGTTAGTTATGGCAAGGAATTAGGCATACAAGTAGAAATTGATCGAAAAAGTCATTTTAAACGCTTTCCAGCTCTTCTAGATCATCACGATTTTGTTGTCTTGTTAGGGAATTTAATTGAAAATGCCTTTGAAGCGTTAAATGTTGTTTCTAAGGATGATAAATATGTCGCAATTTCTGTAGATGAGCATGACTCTGTGTTAGCAATTGCTGTTTCTGATAATGGTATTGGGATGTCTGAGGAGGTACAAGCTCGTATGTTTGAAAATGGATTTTCAACAAAGGCAAGTGAGAATCGCGGTATTGGCTTACATTTAATCCATGGAATTGTTAGAAAAGGCAATGGCGATATTGAAGTGGTGAGTGAATTTATGAAAGGGACAAGTTTCTTAATCTTATTTGAGTTAGGAGAAGAATAG